A genomic stretch from Bacteroidota bacterium includes:
- a CDS encoding translocation/assembly module TamB domain-containing protein — MAGTDLNTTPSSDAPPKRSLGVRLATWLGIALAVLVGVVLVAALLLRTEWGRSKVQDIAVAQVQNLLAEGGTVTVDRLDGGFLTGARLLGLEILQDGETVIRIDTARADYQLLTLLRKRLALGEVVISGVEVVAREDADSTWNFARVLKPAAEDTSASAFTVTLDEARITRGRVETRFYSATGDSVLTVDGLNATLSGFHFGPGRLEGTLDTLYATATPNAGGPVQLAMAGGFGDDQAMLRSFLLTSDRSDVRASGRIDYGGEDLTFDADLQASPLAFADVRAFAPVPLYGTPTIRLQANGTPQDILARLDAEFAEGGTVDLSGAFSGGSATGPVRYAAEGTVRDLDPGRLLGNPAFAGALSADLDLDLSGPSREALDGTLDVKVRPTTLGERTIERADLVGQFTGGQLQFTLGAAVPGARVFAEGTARPFADVPRYNVDGQVQDVDLARLLQNPEQPGRFAGTFAAEGRGFAPETAVATASVRLSEAQVGEIELDTLRLGVTLRDGTVGYDTEATFAGDGGLVAAEGVVRPFAEPLAYRVDDGRLEDFDLAAVTGDTTRTDLTGRFALSGSGAEAARLSLDLTASLRDSRYAAYRIDDANVAANLRGGRLAFDLDADLGAAGGLDAEGTAQPFEEPLAYEARGAVRNLDLGVIAQDTTQSSDLTGTFAVSGTGVDPQTLAADVRLDLRDARFRDQQITEGTVTGALRSGDLRLDVDAATPDGDLRLAASGRPFDETPTLRLSESTFRGLNLAAVTGNPALQTSLNGFVELELDGFDQQLATASGRIVLAESRVNGAALESGTVRFDNDRGYVEAGLDLDFETGGAAAQFTGRPFGETPSYDASGALDGLDVTALLGEVLPDSVDLRREATRLTLSFDVAGRGFDPATMTLDGSLVGGGSVVVGADLDSLRTDFGLAGGVVQVDGLLLRSSFADATGAGQIALPDYASAPTDFAFEAEVKDTTPLNAFLAEPVTLEQGRVEGRATGAPGDLFADVRVEAQQFAYGEIRASTLDLILNGEVAGAAADTSALGGVRGTARIDFGFLSLPSIDIEGGDIDVTYDGEELTAQGELGVDRRRDLAFRLRTDLNPNERNVVLETFTFNVDGEPWQLLQEATISYGSRTRFRNLLLYSGDQQIAVDGVVDLEGEQNLVLTVDQLAIDAVTDLVGYDGVGGTLSTTLVLAGPAARPTINGSVQIDSLVSGGETVGSLATEIAYDDFRLTLGALLTHVSGQTLRAEGFLPLGFRLSPAEGEAARVSEAAAGDVDFVVRADSFPVSWAQPFLPPETFTEVGGTLAADLTVTGTQADPVLGGEARLSDGRLGLLALGRTVQAVEIPLVFDGNMVRIRGARAGARRNGALEAEGTITLPKLSLGELAIAIEMDGFNVIETPTYDALRLTTRDLPLLFEGTTDFPRLTGAITLESGDIYLTEELTGPDLEEVELSEAELQRIEATFGVRATEADTARSVFVQNLELDLDLEIDRNVWLRSNTNPEFDIEFFGTLLVQKEPGGENQLFRTIEVNRGSVVSLGRKFDLRRGVLTFNGPVSETQIDLEAAYEVPARSGPGTEATILLTFAGRLGEEGEQAEDGLALTFSAEPAMENTDILSYIATGRPAGEAFGGGGDGGLGGAALGAGIGQLSGIVEGLAANSGLALDVIEINQRPDGAIVATFGSYVTNRTFASLSPVIKPSPTDDGETESRFEATLEYQLLDWLILQLERRNQGGDGGSALIEFSY, encoded by the coding sequence ATGGCCGGCACCGACCTCAATACTACCCCGTCCTCCGACGCCCCGCCGAAGCGGAGCCTCGGGGTCCGCCTAGCCACCTGGCTCGGCATCGCGCTCGCGGTGCTCGTTGGGGTCGTGCTCGTGGCGGCGCTCCTGCTGCGGACGGAGTGGGGCCGAAGTAAGGTGCAGGACATTGCGGTGGCGCAGGTCCAGAACCTGCTCGCCGAGGGCGGCACGGTCACCGTAGACCGGCTCGACGGCGGCTTCCTCACGGGCGCGCGCCTCCTCGGACTGGAGATCCTGCAAGACGGCGAGACGGTCATCCGCATCGATACGGCACGCGCGGACTACCAACTGCTCACCCTGCTCCGCAAGCGGCTCGCGCTCGGCGAGGTCGTCATCTCCGGCGTCGAGGTCGTCGCCCGCGAGGACGCTGACTCGACGTGGAACTTCGCCCGCGTGCTCAAGCCCGCCGCCGAGGACACCTCGGCCTCGGCGTTCACGGTCACACTCGACGAGGCGCGGATCACGCGGGGCCGCGTCGAGACCCGGTTCTATTCGGCGACGGGTGACTCTGTGCTGACGGTCGATGGGCTGAACGCGACACTGAGCGGCTTCCACTTCGGACCGGGACGGCTCGAAGGCACGCTCGACACGCTCTACGCCACGGCGACGCCGAACGCCGGCGGCCCCGTCCAACTCGCCATGGCCGGAGGTTTCGGGGACGACCAGGCGATGCTACGCAGTTTCCTCCTCACCTCGGACCGGAGCGACGTCCGGGCCAGCGGCCGCATCGACTACGGGGGCGAGGACCTCACCTTCGACGCCGACCTCCAGGCCAGCCCACTGGCCTTCGCCGACGTGCGCGCCTTCGCCCCGGTCCCGCTCTACGGCACGCCCACCATCCGGCTCCAGGCCAACGGCACGCCCCAGGACATCCTCGCCCGCCTCGACGCCGAGTTCGCCGAGGGCGGCACGGTCGACCTCAGCGGGGCCTTCTCGGGCGGCAGCGCGACCGGCCCCGTCCGCTACGCCGCCGAGGGCACCGTCCGCGACCTCGACCCCGGCCGCCTCCTCGGCAACCCCGCCTTCGCCGGGGCCCTCAGCGCCGACCTCGACCTCGACCTCAGCGGCCCGAGCCGCGAGGCGCTCGACGGCACGCTCGACGTGAAGGTGCGCCCGACGACGCTGGGCGAGCGGACCATCGAGCGGGCCGACCTCGTCGGGCAGTTCACCGGCGGCCAGCTTCAGTTCACGCTCGGCGCGGCGGTGCCCGGCGCGCGCGTCTTCGCCGAGGGCACGGCACGGCCCTTCGCCGACGTACCGCGCTACAATGTAGACGGACAGGTCCAGGACGTGGACCTCGCGCGGCTCCTCCAGAACCCCGAGCAGCCCGGCCGCTTCGCCGGGACGTTCGCCGCCGAGGGCCGGGGGTTCGCACCCGAGACGGCGGTCGCCACGGCGAGCGTCCGGCTCAGCGAGGCACAGGTCGGGGAGATCGAACTGGATACGCTGCGGCTTGGCGTGACCCTCCGGGACGGCACGGTCGGCTACGACACCGAGGCGACCTTTGCGGGCGACGGCGGTCTCGTGGCGGCGGAAGGCGTCGTCCGCCCCTTCGCCGAGCCGCTCGCCTACCGTGTGGACGACGGCCGGCTCGAAGACTTCGACCTCGCCGCCGTCACCGGCGACACGACACGCACGGACCTCACCGGCCGCTTCGCCCTGTCGGGCTCTGGGGCCGAGGCCGCCCGCCTCAGCCTCGACCTCACGGCTAGCCTCCGGGACTCACGCTACGCGGCCTACCGGATCGACGACGCGAACGTCGCGGCGAACCTGCGCGGCGGCCGGCTCGCGTTCGACCTCGACGCCGACCTCGGCGCGGCGGGCGGCCTCGACGCCGAGGGGACGGCGCAGCCTTTCGAGGAACCGCTCGCCTACGAGGCGCGGGGCGCTGTCCGTAACCTCGACCTCGGCGTGATCGCCCAGGACACCACGCAGTCGAGCGACCTGACCGGCACCTTCGCCGTCTCCGGCACCGGCGTCGACCCGCAGACGCTCGCCGCCGACGTGCGGCTCGACCTCCGGGACGCGCGCTTCCGCGACCAGCAGATCACTGAGGGCACCGTCACCGGCGCGCTCCGCAGCGGCGACCTCCGCCTGGACGTGGACGCGGCGACGCCGGACGGCGACCTCCGCCTCGCGGCCAGCGGGCGGCCCTTCGACGAGACCCCGACGCTGCGGCTCAGCGAGAGCACGTTCCGGGGCCTCAACCTCGCCGCCGTCACCGGCAACCCCGCGCTCCAGACCAGCCTCAACGGGTTCGTCGAGCTCGAGCTCGACGGGTTCGACCAGCAGCTCGCCACGGCCTCCGGCCGGATCGTCCTCGCCGAGTCGCGCGTCAACGGGGCCGCGCTCGAATCGGGCACCGTGCGGTTCGACAACGACCGGGGCTACGTCGAGGCCGGCCTCGACCTCGACTTCGAGACCGGCGGGGCGGCGGCGCAATTCACCGGGCGGCCCTTCGGCGAGACGCCGAGCTACGACGCCTCGGGCGCGCTCGACGGCCTCGACGTGACGGCGCTGCTCGGGGAGGTCCTGCCCGACTCGGTCGACCTCCGCCGCGAGGCGACGCGCCTCACCCTGTCCTTCGACGTGGCCGGGCGCGGCTTCGACCCGGCGACGATGACGCTCGACGGCTCGCTCGTGGGCGGGGGCTCGGTAGTCGTCGGGGCTGACCTGGACTCGCTCCGGACGGACTTCGGGCTCGCGGGCGGCGTGGTGCAGGTAGACGGCCTCCTGCTCCGGTCGTCGTTCGCCGACGCCACTGGCGCGGGGCAGATCGCGCTGCCGGACTACGCCTCGGCCCCGACCGACTTCGCGTTCGAGGCCGAGGTCAAGGACACGACGCCGCTCAACGCCTTCCTCGCCGAGCCGGTGACGCTGGAGCAGGGCCGCGTCGAGGGCCGCGCCACCGGTGCCCCCGGCGACCTCTTCGCCGACGTCCGCGTCGAGGCGCAGCAGTTCGCCTACGGCGAGATCCGCGCCTCCACGCTCGACCTCATCCTCAACGGCGAGGTCGCCGGCGCAGCGGCCGACACGAGTGCCCTCGGCGGGGTCCGGGGCACGGCCCGCATCGACTTCGGCTTCCTCTCGCTCCCGAGCATCGACATCGAGGGGGGCGACATCGACGTGACCTACGACGGCGAGGAGCTTACCGCCCAGGGTGAGCTCGGCGTCGACCGGCGGCGCGACCTCGCCTTCCGCCTCCGCACCGACCTCAACCCCAACGAGCGGAACGTCGTGCTGGAGACGTTCACCTTCAACGTCGACGGCGAACCCTGGCAGCTCCTGCAGGAGGCGACCATCTCCTACGGCTCCCGCACCCGCTTCCGCAACCTCCTGCTCTACTCCGGCGACCAGCAGATCGCCGTCGACGGCGTGGTCGACCTCGAAGGCGAGCAGAACCTCGTGCTCACGGTTGACCAGCTGGCGATCGACGCCGTCACCGACCTCGTCGGCTACGACGGCGTCGGCGGCACGCTCTCGACGACGCTCGTGCTCGCCGGCCCGGCCGCCCGGCCGACGATCAACGGGTCGGTCCAGATCGACAGCCTCGTCTCCGGCGGCGAGACGGTCGGCTCGCTCGCCACCGAGATCGCCTACGACGACTTCCGCCTCACCCTCGGCGCGCTCCTGACGCACGTCTCGGGGCAGACGCTCCGCGCCGAGGGCTTCCTCCCGCTCGGCTTCCGGCTCAGCCCGGCCGAGGGCGAGGCGGCCCGCGTCAGCGAGGCCGCCGCCGGCGACGTGGACTTCGTCGTCCGCGCCGACTCGTTCCCCGTCTCGTGGGCCCAGCCGTTCCTCCCGCCCGAGACCTTCACCGAGGTCGGCGGCACGCTCGCGGCCGACCTCACGGTCACCGGCACGCAGGCCGACCCCGTCCTCGGCGGCGAGGCTCGGCTCTCGGACGGCCGCCTCGGCCTGCTCGCGCTCGGGCGGACGGTCCAGGCCGTCGAGATCCCGCTCGTCTTCGACGGCAACATGGTCCGCATCCGGGGCGCGCGCGCCGGGGCGCGGAGGAACGGCGCGCTCGAAGCCGAGGGCACGATCACGCTCCCGAAGCTCTCGCTCGGCGAACTCGCGATTGCCATCGAGATGGACGGCTTCAACGTCATCGAGACCCCGACCTACGACGCGCTCCGCCTGACCACGCGCGACCTCCCGCTCCTGTTCGAGGGCACGACCGACTTCCCGCGCCTCACCGGGGCGATCACGCTCGAATCGGGCGACATCTACCTCACCGAAGAGCTCACCGGCCCGGACCTCGAAGAGGTCGAGCTGAGCGAGGCCGAGCTCCAGCGCATCGAGGCCACGTTCGGCGTCCGCGCCACCGAGGCCGACACGGCGCGCTCCGTCTTCGTCCAAAACCTGGAGCTCGACCTCGACCTCGAGATCGACCGCAACGTCTGGCTCCGCAGCAACACCAACCCCGAGTTCGACATCGAGTTCTTCGGGACGCTCCTCGTCCAGAAGGAGCCGGGGGGCGAGAACCAGCTCTTCCGCACGATCGAGGTCAACCGAGGGAGCGTGGTCTCGCTCGGGCGCAAGTTCGACCTCCGGCGCGGCGTCCTCACCTTCAACGGGCCCGTCTCCGAGACGCAGATCGACCTCGAAGCCGCCTACGAGGTCCCGGCGCGCTCCGGCCCTGGCACCGAGGCGACGATTCTCTTGACCTTCGCCGGGCGGCTCGGCGAGGAGGGCGAGCAGGCCGAGGACGGCCTCGCGCTGACCTTCTCGGCCGAGCCCGCGATGGAGAACACCGACATTCTCTCGTACATCGCCACCGGGCGCCCGGCCGGCGAGGCGTTCGGCGGCGGCGGGGACGGCGGGCTCGGCGGGGCGGCTCTCGGGGCTGGCATCGGCCAGCTTTCCGGCATCGTCGAGGGCCTGGCGGCCAACTCGGGGCTCGCCCTCGACGTGATCGAGATCAACCAGCGCCCGGACGGCGCGATCGTCGCCACCTTCGGCAGCTACGTCACCAACCGCACCTTCGCCTCGCTCAGCCCGGTCATCAAGCCCTCTCCCACCGACGACGGCGAGACCGAGTCGCGCTTCGAGGCGACGCTGGAGTACCAGCTCCTCGACTGGCTCATCCTGCAGCTCGAGCGCCGCAACCAGGGCGGCGACGGCGGCAGCGCCCTGATCGAGTTCTCGTACTGA
- a CDS encoding BamA/TamA family outer membrane protein: MRRRPLSLPFLIAGFALTLAWTGAAVAQDPLFLVDDQTQVRSIRFTFAERQTFEPDLLREQIALTDQPGLLFFGPGTRSTLDGIPVLGWLIPGLGVHPFLPIEMQKDVVRLRRFYNRNGFLQPEIDWLTDLDTTRNTIKVLFTIDEGPPLLLDNLAFQDTTGRPAVEQLPASLHPAWNAFRDRIALQQGERLDDFRLLQLEDATLSWVRDQGYAFARVEAESDVDSLANRADVTIRLAAGPRGRVSEIQVEGSDSVSPNVVRRELPFREGDRFSFSELVEGQREVFGLNLFQIALADVPEGQPEDSSVVVRLRVREGEARIVSGSVGYLSEAGATTQAQWTHRNFFGGARTFTASAVANTGAGAIVSEPQRLYRASVLLRQPYFLNRRLALLGSPFAEFRDDDRNESTTYGGTATLLYEVEPLKTASLQYGIELRDVQEFRTASTANLDLATLLDFARQDSLQDVLAGRVDRSTLAVAGSYGALDDDLDPRRGYILRPTAEVALPLPITSVEYGRLGATATGFFPLTESIGLYGRVNGGRLFAFGTSVPGSGADDALTEFVRLRNVVFLGGGTGDVRGWGIGLLGPKVPDVEQRITEATLTTPADTTLRASRYVGIGGLSKVTATAEVRLPFPGFGPNFGTFVFLDAGRVWTSDERFLTDEEPDPRFDGLDINPDRFFYAAGAGMAFATPVGAIRFSVGYKLNPDYFDLRSPQDVLNALQNGEPLADVPTNELPIFGLFTIPESNRIHLHFSIGQTF; this comes from the coding sequence ATGCGCCGCCGTCCCCTCTCCCTTCCTTTTCTCATCGCAGGTTTCGCCCTCACCCTCGCCTGGACCGGCGCGGCGGTCGCCCAGGACCCGCTGTTCCTCGTCGACGACCAGACGCAGGTGCGCTCGATCCGGTTCACGTTCGCCGAGCGGCAGACCTTCGAGCCGGACCTGCTGCGGGAGCAGATCGCGCTGACGGACCAGCCGGGCTTGCTCTTCTTCGGGCCGGGGACCCGGAGCACGCTCGACGGCATCCCGGTCCTCGGCTGGCTCATCCCCGGCCTCGGCGTCCACCCGTTCCTGCCGATCGAGATGCAGAAGGACGTCGTCCGGCTGCGGCGCTTCTACAACCGCAACGGCTTCCTCCAGCCGGAGATCGACTGGCTCACCGACCTCGACACGACGAGGAACACGATCAAGGTGCTCTTCACGATCGACGAGGGCCCGCCGCTGCTGCTGGACAACCTCGCCTTCCAGGACACCACCGGCCGGCCGGCCGTGGAGCAGCTTCCAGCCAGCCTCCATCCCGCCTGGAACGCCTTCCGCGACCGGATCGCGCTCCAGCAGGGCGAGCGGCTCGACGACTTCCGGCTCCTCCAGCTCGAAGACGCCACGCTGAGCTGGGTGCGCGACCAGGGCTACGCTTTCGCCCGCGTAGAGGCCGAGAGCGACGTGGACTCGCTCGCTAACCGGGCCGACGTCACGATCCGCCTCGCGGCCGGGCCGCGCGGGCGCGTCAGCGAAATCCAGGTCGAGGGCTCGGACTCGGTCAGCCCGAACGTAGTGCGGCGCGAGCTCCCGTTCCGCGAGGGCGACCGGTTCTCGTTCAGCGAACTCGTCGAGGGGCAGCGCGAGGTCTTCGGCCTGAACCTTTTCCAGATCGCGCTCGCCGACGTGCCCGAGGGCCAGCCCGAGGACTCGAGCGTCGTCGTCCGCCTCCGGGTGCGCGAGGGCGAGGCGCGCATCGTCTCGGGGTCCGTCGGCTACCTCTCCGAGGCCGGCGCGACGACGCAGGCCCAGTGGACCCACCGCAACTTCTTCGGCGGGGCGCGCACCTTCACCGCCTCGGCCGTCGCCAACACCGGTGCCGGGGCGATCGTGAGCGAGCCGCAGCGGCTCTACCGGGCGTCGGTCCTCCTCCGCCAGCCCTACTTCCTGAACCGCCGCCTCGCGCTCCTGGGCTCCCCGTTCGCCGAGTTCCGCGACGACGACCGCAACGAGTCGACGACGTACGGCGGCACGGCGACGCTGCTCTACGAGGTGGAGCCGCTCAAGACGGCCTCGCTCCAGTACGGGATCGAGCTGCGCGACGTGCAGGAGTTCCGCACGGCCAGCACGGCCAACCTCGACCTCGCCACGCTCCTCGACTTCGCCCGCCAGGACTCGCTCCAGGACGTACTCGCCGGGCGCGTGGACCGCAGCACGCTCGCGGTGGCGGGCAGCTACGGCGCGCTCGACGACGACCTCGACCCACGCCGGGGGTACATCCTTCGCCCCACCGCCGAGGTCGCCCTCCCCCTCCCGATCACGAGCGTCGAGTACGGCCGGCTCGGGGCGACGGCGACGGGGTTCTTCCCGCTCACCGAATCGATCGGGCTCTACGGGCGCGTGAACGGCGGGCGGCTCTTCGCGTTCGGCACGAGCGTGCCCGGCAGCGGGGCCGACGACGCCCTCACCGAATTCGTCCGCCTGCGGAACGTCGTCTTCCTCGGCGGCGGCACGGGCGACGTGCGCGGGTGGGGCATCGGCCTGCTCGGTCCCAAGGTCCCGGACGTCGAGCAGCGCATCACCGAGGCGACCCTCACCACGCCGGCCGACACCACCCTGCGGGCGAGCCGCTACGTCGGCATCGGCGGGCTGTCGAAGGTGACGGCCACGGCCGAGGTCCGCCTTCCGTTCCCCGGCTTCGGCCCGAACTTCGGCACCTTCGTCTTCCTCGACGCCGGGCGCGTCTGGACCAGCGACGAGCGCTTCCTGACCGACGAGGAGCCGGACCCCCGCTTCGACGGCCTCGACATCAACCCCGACCGGTTCTTCTACGCGGCCGGAGCCGGGATGGCGTTCGCCACGCCCGTCGGCGCGATCCGCTTCTCGGTCGGCTACAAGCTGAACCCGGACTACTTCGACCTCCGCAGCCCGCAGGACGTGCTGAACGCACTCCAGAACGGGGAGCCCCTGGCGGACGTGCCAACGAACGAGCTTCCGATCTTCGGGCTGTTCACGATTCCCGAGTCGAACCGCATCCACCTCCACTTTTCCATCGGGCAGACGTTTTAG
- a CDS encoding YihY/virulence factor BrkB family protein — MASALPRPLRSLLDAAKFYLAGVWTRINEVPVFIWAQAIAFKVLVTILPLILLATGVFGMVMKQENPFDAVAGYLRTFLPPGQSETLVELLFQVQDASSAITIFGSVFLLVTVITLFSALRYVIATAVRNEPDYRPLLGGYVFDLRMTAQVSLLFLLSFALTFSLNYVSAASTEVLAGWGFDPDFLKRGWGLVLRLVSLLVPYAISVLMFVQLYYFIPQPSPSSRSAFFGAASSAVLFELAKNGFTIYATYTSTFSRYSETSVPAAAADATARAAFDATEPALGGLGNVFGVLLAFVFWVYFSGLVLIIGAIMTGLHERRNHPGRSRIRAFFRGLFGKEAEDEETVEPDGPSLDARAPDARAAASAPPTGDGAPPSLPRTSAS; from the coding sequence ATGGCCTCCGCGCTGCCCCGGCCTCTGCGCTCGCTCCTCGACGCCGCGAAGTTCTACCTCGCCGGCGTGTGGACGCGTATCAACGAGGTACCCGTCTTCATCTGGGCGCAGGCGATCGCGTTCAAGGTGCTCGTCACGATCCTGCCGCTGATCCTGCTTGCGACGGGCGTCTTCGGCATGGTGATGAAGCAGGAGAACCCGTTCGACGCGGTCGCGGGCTACCTCCGGACGTTCTTGCCGCCGGGCCAGAGCGAGACGCTCGTCGAGCTCCTCTTCCAGGTCCAGGATGCCTCCTCGGCCATCACCATCTTCGGGTCGGTGTTCCTCCTGGTGACGGTGATCACGCTGTTCTCGGCGCTGCGCTACGTCATCGCCACGGCGGTCCGCAACGAGCCGGACTACCGCCCCCTTCTCGGCGGCTACGTCTTCGACCTGCGCATGACGGCACAGGTGAGCCTCCTCTTCCTGCTGTCGTTCGCGCTGACGTTCTCGCTCAACTACGTCAGCGCGGCGAGCACCGAGGTGCTGGCCGGGTGGGGCTTCGACCCGGACTTCCTCAAGCGCGGCTGGGGCCTTGTGCTCCGGCTCGTGTCGCTGCTCGTCCCGTATGCGATCTCGGTGCTGATGTTCGTGCAGCTCTACTACTTCATCCCCCAGCCCTCGCCGTCGTCGCGGAGCGCGTTCTTCGGCGCGGCCTCTTCGGCGGTGCTCTTCGAGCTTGCCAAGAACGGGTTCACGATCTACGCGACGTACACCAGCACCTTCAGCCGCTACAGCGAGACGAGCGTCCCCGCGGCGGCGGCCGATGCGACCGCCCGTGCGGCGTTCGACGCCACCGAACCGGCCCTCGGGGGGCTGGGCAACGTCTTCGGCGTGCTGCTGGCCTTCGTGTTCTGGGTTTATTTCTCCGGCCTCGTCCTCATCATCGGGGCGATCATGACCGGGCTGCACGAGCGCCGCAACCACCCGGGCCGGAGCCGGATCAGGGCGTTCTTCCGAGGTCTCTTCGGAAAAGAAGCGGAGGACGAGGAGACGGTGGAACCGGACGGCCCGTCGCTGGATGCAAGGGCGCCGGACGCCAGGGCCGCCGCATCGGCCCCTCCGACCGGCGACGGAGCCCCGCCGTCGCTCCCCCGCACCTCTGCTTCCTGA
- the clpX gene encoding ATP-dependent Clp protease ATP-binding subunit ClpX, which produces MHAGGDDDIIRCSFCNLTAQEVASMVAGPGVYICDRCIHDASGIVRGDLVLNPPPSRPVSTRSHRLTPGEIKEALDAYVIGQTRAKRALAVAVYNHYKRLEAQEYLHDDVELEKSNILLVGPTGTGKTLLARTLARVLDVPFSISDATALTEAGYVGEDVESILSHLLQAADYDLERAQRGIIYIDEIDKIARKSDNASITRDVSGEGVQQALLKMLEGTVAGVPPKGGRKHPEQSLVPFDTSNVLFIVGGAFAGLQDVIARRMSASQIGFTAGSERRFDKNDPAIFRHAEPDDLLKFGLIPELVGRLPVLAALDPLTPEAMKRILVEPKNALVRQYQKLLAMDGVDLVFDDEALDAFVERAQALGTGARGLRSVMEQTMLDVMFDLPSRRAIGLCRVSGATAQGAAPPVLEERKATA; this is translated from the coding sequence ATGCACGCCGGCGGCGACGACGATATCATCCGCTGTTCGTTCTGCAACCTGACCGCGCAGGAAGTGGCTTCGATGGTCGCCGGCCCCGGCGTCTACATCTGCGACCGCTGCATCCACGACGCCTCCGGGATCGTGCGCGGCGACCTCGTGCTGAACCCGCCGCCGAGCCGCCCGGTCAGCACGCGCTCCCACCGCCTCACGCCGGGCGAGATCAAGGAGGCGCTCGACGCGTACGTCATCGGGCAGACCCGCGCCAAGCGCGCGCTCGCCGTCGCCGTCTACAACCACTACAAGCGGCTCGAAGCGCAGGAGTACCTCCACGACGACGTGGAGCTGGAGAAGTCCAACATCCTGCTCGTCGGCCCGACGGGGACCGGCAAGACGCTCCTCGCCCGGACGCTCGCCCGCGTCCTCGACGTGCCGTTTTCGATCTCCGACGCGACGGCCCTCACCGAGGCCGGCTACGTCGGCGAGGACGTGGAGAGCATCCTCAGCCACCTCCTCCAGGCGGCCGACTACGACCTCGAGCGCGCCCAGCGTGGGATCATCTACATCGACGAGATCGACAAGATCGCCCGCAAGTCGGACAACGCCTCGATCACGCGCGACGTCTCCGGCGAGGGCGTCCAGCAGGCGCTGCTCAAGATGCTTGAAGGGACCGTCGCCGGCGTCCCGCCGAAGGGCGGGCGCAAGCACCCCGAGCAGAGCCTCGTTCCCTTCGACACCTCGAACGTGCTCTTCATCGTAGGCGGCGCGTTCGCCGGGCTCCAGGACGTGATCGCCCGGCGGATGAGCGCCTCGCAGATCGGCTTCACCGCGGGCTCGGAGCGCCGTTTCGACAAGAACGACCCGGCCATCTTCCGGCACGCCGAGCCCGACGACCTGCTCAAGTTCGGCCTCATCCCCGAACTCGTCGGCCGGCTGCCAGTGCTGGCCGCGCTCGACCCGCTCACGCCGGAGGCGATGAAGCGCATCCTGGTCGAGCCCAAGAACGCGCTCGTCCGGCAGTACCAGAAGCTCCTCGCGATGGACGGCGTGGACCTGGTCTTCGACGACGAGGCGCTCGACGCGTTCGTCGAGCGGGCGCAGGCCCTCGGGACCGGCGCGCGCGGCCTCCGCAGCGTGATGGAGCAGACAATGCTCGACGTGATGTTCGACCTCCCGAGCCGCAGGGCGATCGGCCTGTGCCGCGTCTCGGGCGCGACCGCGCAGGGCGCCGCCCCGCCGGTGCTGGAGGAGCGCAAGGCGACGGCGTAG
- a CDS encoding RsmB/NOP family class I SAM-dependent RNA methyltransferase has protein sequence MLPAVFLDRLAQIVPPDEQGSVLESFGAPQATGFRINTLRAEPAATVAALEGGGLHPQAIAGFPGAYWVAADERAGLLASPAYAEGRLYVQNLASQLPPLVLGPQPGERVLDLCAAPGSKTRQLVCLMGDAGEIAAVEAVRGRFFKLRANLEAQGATCVRTFHRDGATVWRHRPEHFDRVLLDAPCSTEGRFRLADPETFRYWSPRKVKEMARKQRRLLFSAVQSLRPGGTLVYSTCTFAPEENEVVLSRMVQRFDGRVEVVPVALPPEARAQAALAEWKGKPLPGVRHARRILPSEKMEAFFVAKLVKHETTL, from the coding sequence ATGCTCCCTGCCGTCTTCCTCGACCGACTCGCCCAGATCGTTCCGCCGGACGAGCAGGGGTCTGTCCTGGAGAGCTTCGGCGCGCCGCAGGCGACGGGCTTCCGCATCAACACGCTGCGCGCCGAGCCGGCGGCGACCGTCGCAGCGCTCGAAGGCGGGGGGCTGCACCCGCAGGCGATCGCAGGCTTCCCCGGCGCGTACTGGGTGGCGGCGGACGAGCGGGCCGGGCTCCTCGCCTCACCCGCGTACGCCGAGGGACGGCTCTACGTGCAGAACCTTGCCAGTCAGCTTCCGCCGCTCGTGCTCGGCCCGCAGCCGGGTGAGCGAGTCCTCGACCTGTGCGCCGCGCCGGGGAGCAAGACGCGGCAACTGGTCTGCCTGATGGGCGACGCGGGCGAGATCGCGGCGGTCGAGGCCGTCCGGGGGCGGTTCTTCAAGCTGCGGGCCAACCTGGAGGCGCAGGGCGCGACGTGCGTCCGCACCTTCCACCGCGACGGCGCAACGGTCTGGCGGCACCGCCCCGAGCACTTCGACCGCGTCCTCCTCGACGCGCCGTGCTCGACCGAGGGGCGCTTTCGGCTGGCCGACCCCGAGACGTTCCGCTACTGGAGCCCGCGCAAGGTCAAGGAGATGGCACGCAAGCAGCGGCGGCTCCTGTTCTCGGCGGTCCAGAGCCTCCGCCCCGGCGGTACGCTCGTCTACTCCACCTGTACCTTCGCGCCCGAGGAAAACGAAGTCGTGCTGAGCCGGATGGTCCAGAGGTTCGACGGGCGCGTCGAGGTGGTGCCCGTCGCGCTGCCGCCGGAGGCGCGAGCGCAGGCTGCGCTCGCCGAGTGGAAGGGTAAGCCGCTGCCGGGCGTCCGGCACGCCCGCCGCATCCTCCCAAGCGAGAAGATGGAGGCGTTCTTCGTCGCCAAGCTTGTCAAGCACGAGACGACGCTGTAA